The sequence GGTTTCCGAACATCCCCAGCATACTGTTCACGAGCTGTTGATCACGCGTGGAACTGCCTGTGCTATCAGTAGGATTTTTAAAAATCCGTTGGGTAAGGACTCCGACCTCATCCACGGAAGGAGCTCCTGCATGAAGACTGGAAGCAACTGTCTGGCTGGAAGGGTCGCTGATATTTTCAATCTTACGAATGGATACTAGCACTGCTGCTATATGCTGGCAGTAAGGACCACCGTGATAATAGGCGGGGCAATTGCATGCTGCATGGACATCCCCGTCGCCATCTATTTCGACCCAGACCTCGTGACTGCTGTGAACGATGGCTTCGTAACGGGATCGCTCGGAGCTTTGGCCGGATTCGGATTCCGAATCCGAAAAGGTCATTTTTACTTTTCCCGAGTAGTAATAAGCTTCGCCTTGCTCAAAAGCGAGCTTGCCGCAGAGTAGCTTGATTACCCGTTCTGACACACTAAAACCCATAGCGTTGTTCCTTTCTGGTGACCACACACACAGTCTGAAATTTATATAGTGTCTATGATAACAGAACAGGCGTACGCTTCAAAGATGCAAGCCTACAGTTATGGAGAATGCCGCTGTATATTAAACAGGACTTGCTTATGGGGGGCCCATAGGCAAATCCTGTTTTTTTGATATAGTTCACTCCGACGGCGATCCACCGATCCCATGCAAAATAAATCGGACGATCAGGTTGATCTCTTCCTCATCGTTCCAATCCTTCTCCGGCTGCAGCAGCAGACGGGTAAGCAAATAGCCGACAGCAGAAGAGATGGTGAAGCGAAGAATAGCAGGCGTAGGAACATCAATGAGCTGGCCTTTTTCCTTAAAGTGCTCTGTAATAGCGACTACACGCTCCAGTACCTTACTCATGACATTCTCCATAAACTCTTCTCTGAGCGCAGGTTGGAAGGGGATTTCCTGGATGACAATCTTGATAATTTTGAAGTTCTTACGAGCGAATTCAAGCCGGTTAACGATAAACGCCCGCAGAAACTCTTCATAGCTGTCAAAAGGAACATCCAAAACGCCATTGAAATTACGCAGCACAAAAGGGGCGATCATGCGGCTCATCGTGGGTCCGACAATAGCGAGCAGCAATTCTTTCTTCGTCTTGTAATAGCGGAAAATCGTCCCCTCTGCTACCTGCGCCTTTTGAGCAATTTCGCTGGTAGCCGTGGCCGAAAACCCCTTTTCAGAGAACACATCAATCGCCGCCTGCAGTATAGAAATCTGCTTGGGGGTCATTTTCTCTTCTTTACTAATGGATAGCAGTTCTTCAACCCACTGCTCATCCGCTGAGTTCTGCCCAGCAGTACTATCTTCCGCCATGATGGCAACCCTCCAGACATTATTCTATCCACTTATCGTAACATAGTTACGGACTATACTTACATTTTGCGGTGCTTGCGCAGAGCTAATACATTCAGCAGCATGAATAGCAGCGAAAAGCCGATCAGCACGTATACATCCAGTGCGATCGCACTCCAGCCTTTGCCACGAATCATGATATTCATCAGTGCTTCTGCACCATAATATAGAGGTGTTGCAAGACCCACCCGCTGCAGCCAGAGTGGGAGAGTATCGAGCGGGAACAGACCGCTGAGGAATATTTGTGGCACAATAATGAGCGGGATGAATTGGATCATCTGCAGCTCATTAGCAGCAAAAGCCGACAGTAATGTGCCAAGCGTCAAAGCCGCCATGGACAGCAGCAGCGTCATAAGCATGACATACCCGAAACTCCCCGTCATAATAATGCCGAGTACTTGTATGGAATACCAGGAGATCAGCAGTGCCTGCAATACAGTGAATATCCCGAAGCCACACACGTAACCAAGCACAATTTCCCAACGCTTAAGCGGTGTGGAGAGCAGACGCTCCAATGTACCCGTAGTTCGTTCTCGCAGGAAGGAAACACCGGCGATCAGGAATACGAAAAAGAATACGAATACGCCGATCATAATCGGACCGAAACGGTCAATCGTCTTCATATCGGCAGAGCCGTACAAGTAGCTAATCTGTGGTAGTACCTGAACTTGTGTAGCAGGGAGAAGATTCTGCGCAGTAACTTCCAGCACCATCATTACCGCCCGATTCGCGGTTGGGTTGCTTCCTTCCAGTTCAACCTGTATTGCGGTTCCATTCATCGTGATTAAGGCATCAATCTTACTTTCTTTAAGCGCAGTCTGAGCAAGCTCCGCTGTGGTATATGTCGTGACCTCCGCATCGTGTTTCTCCAGAGTGGTGGATAGAATCGTTGCTTGGCCGGAAACGCCGAACTTCGGGACATAAGTTTTCCCGTTGAAGACGAGACTCATCAGACTTAGGACGAGTAGTGGAGCAAGAAACATCAGCGCCATCGTTCGTTTATCGTGAATAAACTGCTGTAGAATACGCAGAGTTATCGCTTTGATTCTCATGAACGGACACCTCCATAATATAAAAAGGCTTCCTCAATGGAGGCTGTACTAGTAGCCTGCAGCAAACCTGTTGGAGTATCGACTGCAAGCAGCTTGCCATCCCGGATCATAGCGAGCCGATCACATTTCTCCGCTTCATCCATCACATGGGTCGTCAACACGATCGAGGTTCCTTTGCGGTTCAACGCTTTGAGTTCCTTCCAGATCGACAGACGCAGCACCGGATCGATTCCTACCGTCGGTTCATCTAAGATGAGTAGCGGCGGTTCATGCAGCAGGGCAATAGCCAGTGACAAACGGCGTTTCATTCCCCCAGAATATTGGTCCACTCTTTTACGCAAATGCTCCTCCAGATCTACTAGCTCCATTACAGCCTTAATACGGCGGGAGCGTTGTTCTCCTTTCAACCCGTATAACGCAGCGAAGAACTCCAAATTCTCTTTCGCACTTAGTTCTGTGTATAGAGCATCGGATTGAGCCATGTAGCCAATTTGCTGCAACATAGCGAGTTTAGGCATTTTGACGCCAAGCACAAATACCTCCCCCGAAGTGGTTTCGTCAATTCCTGTCAGCAGCTTCACCAGAGTTGTTTTGCCAGAGCCGGAAGGGCCTAGAATGCCGAAGGTTTCTGCTTGCTCTACTTCAAGCGAAATGTCCTCCAATACTTGTTTGCTGCCAAAGGCCCTCCCTACATTGCGTACTGAAATAACAGGCTTTCCTGTGTCCATTTCGATCTCCTCGATTCTTACAGTAATGAGTGAGCACTCACTCATTACTGTAAGGCAAATGAAAGTAATTGTAAATCTTTATTTGCTGCACACCATAAAACCATGAAATTTTAAGTATTAAGATTTGGGAATGGTTAGTTTGGTTAAATATGGTATGAACTCTTAAACCTTCATTGAACTTTTGTTAACTATAAATGAATTCCAAAAATGACAATCGAGAGGATGCTGCTCAATGTACGGTATGAAACTTGTCACTACGGCGGTGATGGTTCTTATGGCTACAGTAAGTATTACCTCCTGCAGCAGTTCGAACACGGCTGCTGATAAAGCGCAGAGTCAGAGTAGTTCTGCAAGCGGAGTTGAAGTCGTACGAGGAGACGCTAATGTTCCAAAGCCGGCATACTTGCCCACTGATTTCCCAATCCCGGACGGTGCCGATATCACACATTCGGGGGACGATTTGGGAGGCGGGAAGAAATCGGCAATGTTGATCTATGAGACGGATGAGAGTATGGATAGACTGGGAACTACCTATAGAGAGTATGTCAATGATAAAGCTCTTGAACTCGACACTCAAATTGTCGATAGGGATAACATGATTATTAACGGTAAAGTCGAAGATGCGTATTCCTACTCCATTATTGGCAGCAAGCTATCCTCCAAGTCTGGGAGTAGTGAAATAATTGTGACCTGGATTTCCAATTAATTAGGTTGTTTTACGTGTTTTGAACCTGAAAAAGTCCTTTTTGGCTAAATGACTGCCCTTACAGTCCTTTAGCTCAAGGGGATTTTTTGTTTTTTTTACACTTAATATTTCCATAACATTCCTCTGGAACAGAATTAACAATTGTAGACGAGAATTACATTAGCAGTTACCTACATGAAAAGGGTGAGTCTAATTGAAAAATAGTAAATGGTTAAGCGCAACACTGGCTTCGGCACTTCTCGTAACAGTGGTTGCAGGTACTGTATCAGCAGCAAGTAGTTCCAAAAGTGTAAAAGCTGTAGCTGTGAATACGGCTGCTGCCAAGACATCAACGGTTAAAGAGGGTATCACTACCTGGACTGTGAACGGTACACCAATTGCGTTCAACACTATCGATACGAGTGGTTACAAGCTGTATTCGCTAAGCCAGGTCGCAGGTGAGATTGGAGCCAACCTTATTCTGGGAGCAACCGGATTCGAACTGAATGACAGCAAAGGGCTACATAGTGTTCTAATAAATACGGGTTCCAAGAGCTATCAAGTAGATGGCGCTACGCAAGAATTCACAGTTGCACCTGTAATATATAAGGGGAAAGCCTATGTTGAACTGACTAAGCTTGTGACAGCATTGGGTGGCGAACTGCAGGCTGGTCCTAATACAATTCTCAGCTTTGCACGTCCTGAGGGCCAATTCGATACTCTGCATTGGACTGCTGATGGAAGTATTGTTGCTAATAAGAGTGATGCTGAGACTGCTCAGTTGCTTAAATTCAGCACACAACCAGGCAATTATGAAATGTTTTCTTCAGATGATAGCGCAGCGGACTTTGCAGTTTCCGCCGACCAAGCTTGGGGTGCCTACAATGATGACACTGGCCTGCTTAATCTGATTAACCTGTCCAGTGGTGCTATCAAGAAACTGGGTACAGATAACAGCGTGAAGACGGATCTGGTCTGGTCGCAAGACGGTAAGAAGATCTACTTTGTCCAAGGAGACAAGCAGGAGAAGATCGGTGTAATTTCTGTGGAAACTGGAGTGGTTTCGACCGTTCTGGCTGACAAGGTTGAGAATAAATCAGCATTAAGTATTTCAGCAGATGAGAAGAGCGCTCTTTATATCGTTAACGTAACTGGTGTAGCCAAGAATGACGCTGACAGCACGGAAGATTCTTTGACAGTAGACTTCAGCGGTGCAGGCGAACAGCTCTACAAGCTTGATTTGACCGTCAAGGATGCTAAACCGGCTGCATTGACAACTACACCTGATAACAAGCTGTATCCTGAAATCTTAACCGATGGTAGTATCGTCTACCTGAGTGCAGATCCGGATGGCAATGCTGCGAACACATTGAAGACAGTTAAAGCCGATGGAACTAGCGCTGCTATTGCTTTGAATGTTGAAGTTAACTGGTCAACCGCTGTCAGCAATGGACTGATCGCAGCCGGTACTGCAGCAGACGGTAAAACAGTCATTTATTCCATTAACGCGAGCGGAGCACCAACAGAGCTGTTCCATACAGCTGAAGACGTCTCAGAAGTAGCTGTATCCACTGACGGAAGCAAGCTTGCTATCGTAATTGACGGTAAACTGTGGATCATTCAGAATGGCGTCGCTCTCCAATTGTCCAAATAAAACGTAATGCACATCATAAACCATCATAATTTATCGGCGTAGAGCCGGGAGGAGAAATATTTCATGAAAGTTTTCAAAAAATTCACAGCAACGGCTCTTACAGCTATTATTGTAGTAACCGCATCATTTGCTGGGATCGCAGCAGCAGCAGACTCAGTTAAAGGAAAAATCACAGTAAATGGTTCCACAGCACTTCTTCCACTGACACTGCAGGCAGCTAAGGAATTCCAGAAATTGCACCCTAAGGTGAAGATTGCGGCTTCCGGTAAAGGATCAGTTACCGGACCACAAGCAGTGAAGAAAGGCATCGCTGATATTGGCGCTTGCGACTGGGATGCAAGTATGGACGTTCCAGGCTTCAAAGCCTTTGACGGACAGGTGGCGAATAAAGTAGCCGTAATTCCTTTTGCTACTATTGTGAATAAAAATGTTGGTGTGGATAGCCTGACTACAGAACAGCTTCAAGGTATTTTCTCCGGTAAAACAACGAACTGGAAAGAAGTTGGCGGAGCAGATGCAGATATCGTAGTTATCACTCGTGCCTTCGGTTCAGGAACACGCGTTAACTATCAAGCCAAAGCTCTGGCTGGCGGCGACATCACCAAGAAATCTAAGAACTACAAAGAAACCGGTTCAAGCGGTGACATGAAGACAGCCGTTGCAACAACACCTAACTCTATCGGTTATATTGACCTTGTCTATGTAAGTGGCGGCGATATCAAGGCTGTGAAATTCAATGGTGTAGCAGCTTCTACAGATAATGTTATCAACGGTTCTTACAAGATTTGGGCTTATGGTTACTACATGACTAAAGGTCAGCCTACTGGCGTTACCAAACAATTCATCGAATACGTTCAAAGCAAAAAGTTCCAACAAGGTTCCCTGAAAAAGCTTAAATTCATTCCGATTGCAGCAATGAAATAAGGTTTATCCAAACATCATATTGAATGGTAACAGCGGCCAGCTCCAGACTTCATGTGGAGTTGGCCGCTTACAGGAGGGAAAGTATGGGGGCACCAGTCCACAACCTGGCATCCAGGGTAAAGGGGAGCGTTACTGAGGTAACCGCAGACTCCAAACGTCATGGCAGACATCTGCTAAGCAATACGATATTCAAATACTATTTTTTATTCAGCATCCTTGCGCTTTGTTTCGTGCTTGGACTTGTCATTATATTTATCGGCAAAACGGCACTGCTTCTGTTCGGCCATATCTCACCTGCGGACTTCTTTCTCTCTTTCAACTGGACGCCAGAGGATGAAGCCTTCGGAGCAGCTGCCTTCATCGTAAATACACTTTCATTGACTGCTATAACACTGTTGATTGCTGTTCCCATTTCTGTAGGCATGGCAGTGCTTTGTGCAGAAATTGCTCCGGTATGGATGAAGACCTTTATTCGGCCTGTGTTAGATTTGCTGGTCGGGATTCCTTCCATTGTTTATGGTTACCTCGGTCTGACGGTGTTATTGCCCTTCCTCCGTCAAATCAGCGGACAAAGCTTGGGTGATGGCCTGCTGGCAGCAGCGCTTGTTCTGGCATTAATGGTTCTGCCGACGATTTGCCGGATTAGTGACGATGCCATTGTTTCTGTTCCACGCAAATATCGCGATGCCGCATATGCTCTTGGTTCTACCCGCTTACAGGTAATTGTTCGTGTCGTACTGCCTGCGGCAAGCAGAGGCATTATCTCAGCCGTGATTCTTGGCATGACTCGCGCAGTGGGGGAGACGATGGCTGTAGTAATGGTTATCGGCAACACCCCTCAACTGGCGAAGACGCTGTTCACACCAACCTCTGTCCTGACTAGTAACATCGTTATGCAAATCTCCAATGTGGAGTTTGATTCCACCTGGAATTACGCGCTGCATATGATGGCATTTTTGCTGCTTATTATCTCATTTGTACTGATTCTGATCATTCGGATATTGGGCAGAAAAAGGAGGGATGCAGCATGAACGGCTTCTCACGTACGAAATATACTGCACGCGCGCAAAGGAATAACCGACTCGCAACAATAGGATTCTATATCCTTGGTGCATTGGTGATGCTGCTCATCTTCTGGATGCTCTTCACCATTCTAAGCAAAGGTTTGCCTTCGCTTAGACCTGATTTCCTGATCAAGAATACGGAAGAAATGGATGCAGGCGGCGGTATTGGCCCCGTGTTGTTCAATTCCTTCTATATTCTGTTTATTTCCCTGCTGATATCGATTCCTCTCGGAGTTGGAGCCGGGATTTATATGGCCGAGTATGCACCTGATAACAAGTTTACCGGTGGCCTGCGCATCTGTGTAGAAGCCTTATCTTCAGTGCCTTCTATTGTGTTCGGTCTGCTAGGCCTGGCTATTTTTGCTGAATACTTTGATGTCGGCCTGACCATTCTGGGAGGCGGCGTCAGCTTGGCACTGCTAAATCTACCAATGCTGGCACGGGTTACGGAGGAAGCCATACGTGCGGTTCCTGGCGAGATCCGGGAGGCTGGCTATGCACTCGGCATGACCAAATTCCACGTCATCCGTACTGTCGTAGTACCGGTTGCTTTACCCGCTATTGTTACCGGAGTCTGTCTTGTTGCAGGACGCGCTTTCGGGGAGTCCGCAGTCATTATTCTCACGGCTGGTCTCAGCACCTCAGGCGAAATGTGGGACTTCAATCTGTTCTCGCCTGGTGAGACACTGGCTGTACACTTATGGTATGTACAATCTGAGGCGATTGTAGAGGATGCGAAACAGATTGCTGATAAGTCAGCAGCAGTGCTCGTATTTGTAGTCTTGTTAATCAATTTCGCCTTCCGGTTTCCATTATGGCTTGGAAATCGCCGTCGTGGACGCTGATATTTCATAAGAGGGATGGGAGTGCTGCAGTCTCATTTCATATTAAGGCTGTCCTCAGTGAATGAAATCACACTGGAGACAGCCTATTTGTTTGGGAGAACTGGACAGGGTCAATTGATTAAAACTTCCAATACGACTAGAATGAAAGCAGTTACCAAATTTTATTCTACTATATGGAAATGGACTGACCCATGCGCGACCCGGGAGGTGTAATAAAGATGCCTGATCGTATGTCTGAGCAAGAAATAAATAAGTTAATTAATATGTTAGAACTGGAACCTGAATTAGATACTCATATAGCTGCATTTATGCCGATGGATAATTCTAAAGAAGAATACAACGGACGATTGCTCGTTCGGGCTGATAAAATATTTGTACAGGACCCTCTTCCCGGCGGAACACCTGCAGTGATATCAGCTGTACTTCCTGTTCATATCCATGTGAATGGAATTGTCATTTCGATGCCAACCGAGGTTACCTCACAGGATACGATTGAATGGGAAATTCTCGAACCCCCGTTGTATGCGATTACCGTTTCTGAAGATAAGCTGCAAGCTTTTTTTACACTGTATTCTACAAAGCGTTATTCATGGAAATTGAATGATCATTCTCCGGTGAGCTGGCTCGAAGTAGATGCAGGAATGAATGCGGCAGTAGTGATCGGGAGTCTTAACCTGAATCAGATTATTTCCGATTTTGAGAAAAGGAAGATTATTCAGAATCTGAACATTTCCGGTATTCATGCCGAGCTGCAGAACCCAACCTATCAGCCGATTGGTGTGGTTAAGGGGAGAGCGGCTGTGCCTGGGGATAGCGCACATGTTGAACTATTTTTCTCTGAGACCATCGAGAATGAGTTCAGTGAAGTCGAAGGGCAGGTCGATTATCGTAGTCATCTCCGCATTCCTTCTGCTGTTAGAGGTGAGGTGATTGCCCGCAGAATCCCTGTTGTTGAAGGGATTCCAGGATATGATGTTTACGGAGAAATATTGTACCCGCCACCGCCAACGGATATTATCATCATCGCCAGCAATAATACCGTACTGCTAGTGAATAATGAAATTCGCGCGCTGCGTGAAGGCAGACCTCGAGTTACAGGGGACAGGATTAAGAGCTTTGACATCTGTACCTCATACATCGTACCAGGCAATGTTAATATTAAATCCGGGAATATATTATTCTCAGGAGATGTTATTGTCCATGGCGATGTGGAAGACAATATGATTATTGAATCGCTGGGCAATGTGTATGTTGCAGGTAGTGTGTATACC comes from Paenibacillus sp. 19GGS1-52 and encodes:
- a CDS encoding ABC transporter permease gives rise to the protein MRIKAITLRILQQFIHDKRTMALMFLAPLLVLSLMSLVFNGKTYVPKFGVSGQATILSTTLEKHDAEVTTYTTAELAQTALKESKIDALITMNGTAIQVELEGSNPTANRAVMMVLEVTAQNLLPATQVQVLPQISYLYGSADMKTIDRFGPIMIGVFVFFFVFLIAGVSFLRERTTGTLERLLSTPLKRWEIVLGYVCGFGIFTVLQALLISWYSIQVLGIIMTGSFGYVMLMTLLLSMAALTLGTLLSAFAANELQMIQFIPLIIVPQIFLSGLFPLDTLPLWLQRVGLATPLYYGAEALMNIMIRGKGWSAIALDVYVLIGFSLLFMLLNVLALRKHRKM
- a CDS encoding FapA family protein; this encodes MPDRMSEQEINKLINMLELEPELDTHIAAFMPMDNSKEEYNGRLLVRADKIFVQDPLPGGTPAVISAVLPVHIHVNGIVISMPTEVTSQDTIEWEILEPPLYAITVSEDKLQAFFTLYSTKRYSWKLNDHSPVSWLEVDAGMNAAVVIGSLNLNQIISDFEKRKIIQNLNISGIHAELQNPTYQPIGVVKGRAAVPGDSAHVELFFSETIENEFSEVEGQVDYRSHLRIPSAVRGEVIARRIPVVEGIPGYDVYGEILYPPPPTDIIIIASNNTVLLVNNEIRALREGRPRVTGDRIKSFDICTSYIVPGNVNIKSGNILFSGDVIVHGDVEDNMIIESLGNVYVAGSVYTSTITATGSILVKGNVANSKLYSGYFGVMYNRIYNSSQLLIEEVTQLQKAVRMLIQAVESRKQSVNYGQAVLLLLESKFQKIPQIIKDLLTVLTNVQAMYHQDLHQTLHFLNIFLKPTQLVDFLNDASLSGFINMLEELHGGVARMQENKVEVNIGKCQNSTLKSNGDILIHRDGIVQSDLFSSGNISFLKTYSVCRGSKLEAGGTITAFLVGGESGAQSYLKAKRSITVRKMYLGRITIDRYSIDITEPVENKVFDIETVRMVR
- a CDS encoding ABC transporter ATP-binding protein; its protein translation is MDTGKPVISVRNVGRAFGSKQVLEDISLEVEQAETFGILGPSGSGKTTLVKLLTGIDETTSGEVFVLGVKMPKLAMLQQIGYMAQSDALYTELSAKENLEFFAALYGLKGEQRSRRIKAVMELVDLEEHLRKRVDQYSGGMKRRLSLAIALLHEPPLLILDEPTVGIDPVLRLSIWKELKALNRKGTSIVLTTHVMDEAEKCDRLAMIRDGKLLAVDTPTGLLQATSTASIEEAFLYYGGVRS
- the pstC gene encoding phosphate ABC transporter permease subunit PstC; its protein translation is MGAPVHNLASRVKGSVTEVTADSKRHGRHLLSNTIFKYYFLFSILALCFVLGLVIIFIGKTALLLFGHISPADFFLSFNWTPEDEAFGAAAFIVNTLSLTAITLLIAVPISVGMAVLCAEIAPVWMKTFIRPVLDLLVGIPSIVYGYLGLTVLLPFLRQISGQSLGDGLLAAALVLALMVLPTICRISDDAIVSVPRKYRDAAYALGSTRLQVIVRVVLPAASRGIISAVILGMTRAVGETMAVVMVIGNTPQLAKTLFTPTSVLTSNIVMQISNVEFDSTWNYALHMMAFLLLIISFVLILIIRILGRKRRDAA
- a CDS encoding TetR/AcrR family transcriptional regulator; amino-acid sequence: MAEDSTAGQNSADEQWVEELLSISKEEKMTPKQISILQAAIDVFSEKGFSATATSEIAQKAQVAEGTIFRYYKTKKELLLAIVGPTMSRMIAPFVLRNFNGVLDVPFDSYEEFLRAFIVNRLEFARKNFKIIKIVIQEIPFQPALREEFMENVMSKVLERVVAITEHFKEKGQLIDVPTPAILRFTISSAVGYLLTRLLLQPEKDWNDEEEINLIVRFILHGIGGSPSE
- the pstA gene encoding phosphate ABC transporter permease PstA; translation: MNGFSRTKYTARAQRNNRLATIGFYILGALVMLLIFWMLFTILSKGLPSLRPDFLIKNTEEMDAGGGIGPVLFNSFYILFISLLISIPLGVGAGIYMAEYAPDNKFTGGLRICVEALSSVPSIVFGLLGLAIFAEYFDVGLTILGGGVSLALLNLPMLARVTEEAIRAVPGEIREAGYALGMTKFHVIRTVVVPVALPAIVTGVCLVAGRAFGESAVIILTAGLSTSGEMWDFNLFSPGETLAVHLWYVQSEAIVEDAKQIADKSAAVLVFVVLLINFAFRFPLWLGNRRRGR
- a CDS encoding phosphate ABC transporter substrate-binding protein; the encoded protein is MKVFKKFTATALTAIIVVTASFAGIAAAADSVKGKITVNGSTALLPLTLQAAKEFQKLHPKVKIAASGKGSVTGPQAVKKGIADIGACDWDASMDVPGFKAFDGQVANKVAVIPFATIVNKNVGVDSLTTEQLQGIFSGKTTNWKEVGGADADIVVITRAFGSGTRVNYQAKALAGGDITKKSKNYKETGSSGDMKTAVATTPNSIGYIDLVYVSGGDIKAVKFNGVAASTDNVINGSYKIWAYGYYMTKGQPTGVTKQFIEYVQSKKFQQGSLKKLKFIPIAAMK